The proteins below are encoded in one region of Apium graveolens cultivar Ventura chromosome 4, ASM990537v1, whole genome shotgun sequence:
- the LOC141719008 gene encoding uncharacterized protein LOC141719008: MENSWVEGKSFFGACQAIYNIFANSTKRWNLLFEFLDDLTLKSLRVTRWESRIESVKAIRIQAPKTSNALMKLAEVSDDPKICWDAEKLASNEFSSFEFILSLIIWHDILHKINLVIKNLQSEDMCLDVAIASLKGLVSFFEKYRENGFTSAMIDTKELANKMDIEHVFLIKRRIKRNG, encoded by the coding sequence ATGGAAAATTCTTGGGTTGAAGGTAAATCTTTTTTTGGAGCATGTCAAGctatatataatatatttgcTAATTCCACCAAGAGATGGAATCTATTGTTTGAATTTCTTGATGATTTGACTTTAAAATCCTTACGTGTGACAAGATGGGAAAGTCGAATTGAAAGTGTAAAGGCAATAAGAATACAAGCTCCAAAAACAAGCAATGCTTTAATGAAATTAGCAGAAGTTTCCGATGatccaaaaatatgttgggatGCTGAAAAATTGGCCTCAAATGAATTTTCAAGTTTTGAATTTATATTGAGTTTGATTATTTGGCATGATATTTTGCACAAAATTAATTTGGTGATTAAGAATTTGCAATCTGAAGATATGTGTCTTGATGTTGCTATTGCAAGTTTAAAAGGGTTGGTTTCTTTCTTTGAGAAATATAGAGAAAATGGGTTTACATCAGCTATGATTGATACTAAAGAGCTTGCTAATAAAATGGATATTGAACATGTTTTTCTTATAAAGCGTAGGATTAAAAGAAATGGATAG
- the LOC141719010 gene encoding ubiquitin-like-specific protease ESD4: MEAIRTDWGWGGLPGSGPIQHDLMWTLDTDVMQSLEPKGWLDDRIIYAYMWLLRDREEVIAAAGVYPRKPLYYFMEPLFMELAKKVDYSHPYFAKTMHFFLTWVSYGVGPPINQLDYIFVPANVNQNHWTPMVFFVKEWGVMVLDPMNYNAKYPEEEECWSCCRYMLHYVGKNKNVPDEEPLFHVWDAMPKQDNYSDCGVYVCKYMNYTLQGYDLAKVRWDASDVEIFRYRIAMEFQRGMAKPIPTHHMRQMMERVAGKNSS; encoded by the exons ATGGAGGCTATTAGAACGGATTGGGGATGGGGAGGTTTGCCCGGGAGTGGTCCTATTCAACACGATCTTATGTGGACCTTGGACACAGATGTTATGCAGAGTTTGGAACCCAAAGGATGGCTAGATGATAGGATCATATATGCTTACATG TGGTTGTTGCGTGATCGTGAGGAAGTCATAGCTGCCGCGGGGGTGTATCCGAGGAAGCCTTTATACTACTTCATGGAACCACTTTTTATGGAGTTGGCGAAGAAAGTGGACTACTCACATCCCTATTTTGCGAAGACCATGCATTTCTTTCTTACTTGGGTGAGTTATGGGGTAGGTCCACCAATTAACCAGTTGGACTACATATTTGTTCCCGCGAATGTGAATCAGAATCATTGGACTCCCATGGTATTTTTTGTGAAGGAATGGGGTGTGATGGTACTTGATCCTATGAACTACAACGCTAAATATCCCGAGGAAGAAGAGT GTTGGAGTTGTTGTCGGTATATGCTTCATTATGTTGGCAAGAATAAAAATGTCCCAGATGAAGAGCCTTTATTTCATGTTTGGGATGcaatgcctaaacaagataactACTCAGATTGCGGTGTGTACGTGTGTAAATATATGAACTACACCTTACAGGGATATGACCTCGCTAAAGTGCGTTGGGATGCCTCGGACGTGGAGATCTTTCGTTATAGGATTGCGATGGAGTTTCAAAGAGGGATGGCTAAACCCATACCAACACATCACATGAGGCAAATGATGGAGAGGGTAGCCGGAAAGAATAGTAGTTAG